The following are encoded together in the Parabacteroides chongii genome:
- a CDS encoding DUF5131 family protein: MGQKSSIWNPWHGCHKLSEGCRHCYVYRSDSKYGKDSSVVTKTEKFDLPLQQKKNKTYKIPSGNLVYTCFTSDFLVEDADEWRQEAWAMIRERQDLHFLFITKRIDRLHKCLPPDWGNGYDHVTICCTMENQDRVDYRLPIYKAAPIKHKIIICEPLLSAIDFRGELGAWVEQIVAGGESGKEARVCNYDWVLDIRRQCMEEHISFWFKQTGAYLLKEGHEYKIARQFQHSQARKAGINFEAEKS; this comes from the coding sequence ATGGGACAAAAGTCTTCAATATGGAATCCCTGGCATGGCTGTCACAAATTAAGTGAAGGTTGCCGGCATTGTTATGTATACCGTAGTGATAGTAAATATGGGAAAGATAGCTCTGTTGTTACAAAGACGGAAAAATTTGATTTGCCTTTGCAGCAGAAAAAGAATAAAACATATAAGATTCCTTCGGGAAACCTTGTTTATACCTGCTTTACTTCTGATTTTCTAGTAGAAGATGCGGATGAATGGAGGCAGGAAGCCTGGGCAATGATACGGGAAAGGCAGGATCTTCATTTTCTTTTTATTACCAAACGGATAGACCGGCTGCATAAATGTCTTCCGCCTGATTGGGGAAATGGGTATGATCATGTAACTATTTGCTGTACAATGGAGAATCAAGATAGAGTAGACTATCGTTTGCCTATTTATAAAGCTGCTCCGATAAAACATAAAATCATTATTTGTGAACCCCTTCTTAGTGCAATCGATTTCAGAGGAGAACTGGGGGCATGGGTGGAACAGATTGTGGCGGGAGGGGAATCCGGAAAGGAAGCTCGTGTATGTAATTATGATTGGGTATTGGATATCCGCCGGCAATGCATGGAAGAACATATCAGCTTTTGGTTCAAGCAGACAGGTGCCTATCTGCTGAAAGAAGGACATGAATACAAGATAGCCCGTCAGTTCCAACATTCACAGGCAAGAAAAGCCGGAATTAATTTTGAAGCAGAAAAATCTTAG
- a CDS encoding 4Fe-4S binding protein, which yields MKTVIIPKYLYTSILVAVLIAILLTIVQVIPEKPLLLSERLMSSGGWIQIGIAVIYGAILSYKMQDRKERPKWRIRAWLLFSIVFFGQLLLGILVDPIFLMTGKLHLPVPAVILAGPLYRMEGLFMPILFLSTLLLSGPAWCSQLCYFGAFDAWSAKGKTEKTAFRYHRQLRYSVFLLVIAGAITLRLAGAEGWIATLAGVTVGIIGLGIMLTLSRRKRKMIHCSSYCPIGTLVSFMKKLSPFRVSLNTNCTHCMACLKACKYDALHKENIEKGKLGYTCTYCGDCLSACKHGGLEYRFLKLRPVTAERLWIIITVVLHTCFLMIARI from the coding sequence ATGAAAACTGTTATTATACCCAAATATCTTTATACCTCTATCCTGGTAGCCGTACTGATCGCCATCTTACTGACTATCGTACAGGTTATTCCGGAAAAACCGTTGCTTTTATCAGAACGATTAATGTCCTCCGGAGGTTGGATCCAAATTGGCATAGCTGTTATTTACGGAGCAATACTCTCCTATAAAATGCAAGACCGCAAAGAACGTCCGAAATGGAGAATTAGGGCATGGCTACTTTTTTCCATTGTTTTCTTCGGACAATTATTATTAGGAATCCTTGTCGATCCCATATTTCTTATGACGGGAAAGCTGCATTTACCGGTTCCCGCTGTTATACTTGCAGGGCCTTTGTACCGGATGGAAGGATTATTCATGCCGATACTTTTCCTGAGCACGCTGTTATTATCCGGTCCTGCCTGGTGCAGTCAGCTTTGTTATTTCGGAGCATTTGATGCCTGGAGCGCAAAAGGCAAAACAGAAAAAACAGCTTTTCGCTATCATCGACAGCTACGTTACAGCGTATTTTTATTAGTAATTGCCGGAGCCATCACGTTAAGACTAGCAGGAGCTGAAGGCTGGATCGCAACACTCGCAGGAGTTACAGTCGGAATAATCGGATTAGGAATCATGCTGACTCTTTCACGACGAAAGAGAAAAATGATCCATTGCAGCAGCTATTGCCCAATAGGGACATTGGTTTCTTTTATGAAGAAACTCTCTCCTTTTCGGGTCAGCTTAAATACGAACTGTACCCATTGTATGGCTTGCCTGAAAGCCTGTAAATATGATGCTTTGCATAAAGAAAATATTGAAAAGGGAAAACTCGGTTATACCTGTACGTATTGTGGCGACTGCCTTTCTGCCTGTAAACATGGCGGATTGGAGTATCGCTTTTTAAAACTGCGTCCGGTCACAGCCGAACGCCTTTGGATCATCATTACAGTCGTTTTACATACCTGTTTCCTGATGATTGCACGCATCTGA